The Acomys russatus chromosome X, mAcoRus1.1, whole genome shotgun sequence genome segment gcacatggtacacagatattcatgaaggcaaaataccatacacatagaatataagtctttaaaaaaatcctcaACTAAGTAAAGGTGAAAGACCAATGGACCACAGCCTGGTGGACTACACGGATGACATTGCTTGCTGTAATAATTCATACACTCCCTGCTTCACCTTGCATCACATGTCTGTCTCGTGTCTCGTTGTAAAACTAATAAAGAGAGGAAGGTACAAGTAAAGAGCACAAGGGATGATCAGACACATAAATTCTATTccagattttttcccccaaaataaagcCACTGTTTTAAAAGGAATAGAATAAAAAGCATTTATCATATTTGTAAATGAATGGCTGGTCCCTCAAGCATCTAAACAAAAACCTTTTAGTCCTTTCCCATCAACAATATGCTACCGGATTTTAATATTACCCTTCGGTGTGGCTACAAAAATTCAGAGATGTTAAAATCTAGGATGTAGCAGATATGCAAACTCTGAGACAAGGCCATGGGCCTTGAGCCCAGACCAATCCCATGGGCACCAGTTAGCATCCTACCCAGTGAAGAACAGGGGTTATGTACCTTGTCAGTTTTGAAATCCTCCCACAGACCAAGCAGCACACTAGAGTTGGCTATAACCTGGGAAGTTTGGGCCTGAAAAATAAAGAGCTTGTAGAATTGGGGAATGTGAACAGCTGTTGTGCGACAATgttttgatacatttttaaaaacggTCATACAAATTCTGAAATGAGCAGAACTCTTTTCTGACCTCAGGCAACATACTGGTAAACAGATGGATGAAAGGCAACttctaagtttttttgtttttttttttaggaactaTTAGTCTAATAAACAACTTGAGCTTTTCTCAGCCTCTGGCTCCAGCTCCTTGTCTTCCCTCTCATGCCCTCCCCCTAGACAATACGGTAAATCAATTCTACTCAACAACATATTATTATATGTCACCCATTTCAGATAGCACACTGATGGAAGGGTTTAGGGACCTCTTGCTAACCCTCACATGGGTGAAAGGCTCAACCTCAGAAGGTGGCTACTTCTGGCCCTGACCAATCATACCCCTAATCTGGGTCTCATCCTGTTTAGCTTTACAGAGCTTTCcaacatttaataatttttaaaaagctttacagCAATCTAGCCCAAAGACCTACAGCTGAGAACAATGCTTCCTTGCTACAGAAATCCATTCTTCTTGGATGAGAGTGGCAACTGTGTCCCAACCATTCCTCTTAAGCTACAAGTGTAAAATGgctaataatagtaataatagagGTAAAAGCAATAGCAGCTAACATTTATAGTCACGAGGAGGAAAGACCTCCTTGTGTTTGGGTAAAACTATTCATCAAGGTACAGTCAACATATGGAAGTGTGTGGAGTCAGACACAAGTGGAGTCAGATTTCTGCTGTGTCACTAAAGACCTCAATGACATTGCAGAAGTCATTCAgtctctttggatttccttgtctTCTGATAAAAGGGAATATTCTTGTCCTGTCTGCATTCCTCCAGATGACAGGACATGCTCCCAGAGAAGTAACAAGACAATATGAAAGCTCATTACAAACAAGAATGTTTTCTCCACACAGGCTTCTCTACTAGGGAAGTTCAGAGGTTTATTCTGTGGTCCTGAGACCAGTACCTCCTCACTTTAGGTTGCCTCAACTACTAATTTTCATCTCACATGTCCACTCACACATGATGCATACACATTACCAGAGCTCATCTTGCAAGCAGGGATCTGTCAAAATTCTGCAAATTTCTGGATCCCTCAGGCTATCACTGAATAATTCTGGAGGTGGGCAGAAAGGAGTGAAATAATAAAGGTGCCCTTGAGGTGGCATTGCATTTCTCTAGGAaattttagttcattttcatAAATACTGTACAATCAACTAACTGTGCCAAATGTGGTTCTTCTTTGATTAGACTAGATGGCACTGTAGTATCGCCCTTTTAATGTCCAAGAAAATTATATTGCATTACAAACAATTTTTTTCAACTGGGGGCAATCCAAGAGGTTTCAATGAGTCCTGGTTACTCTATAGATTATATCTGAAGGAACCTGCCAAAAGACAATGATTACTAAACAGATAATCCAAGCCACATCAATAGTACATTTACAGACATTACACCCTGACCTACATGTTCAAAAGAACTGGTAAaggcacacatgccacacacagcacTAGGCAAAGCTATGGCTTCCATAGCAGTCAAGACTTCTCTTTTACTTCTCCATCTCTGCAGGCGTGGAAGTCTATTTCTGCCCGAAGCACTGTTTTGATCACCATTTCTCAGTATATCTAGAAGCTAGCTAGCACAAGATCATTTCTAGTACTGTCAGAACTGAGAAGACTTTCTTAAATACCACAATGCTGTTGTATCAATGGCTTACACAATCATTGCCACGAACTGAGACGCAGCCTTCCTGTGGCCAAGCTTCTCTTGGGATGGGAAAACAAATCTGTTAgtgtagaaaggaaaagaaagcttaaAGGGTTCAGCCAGGACTCTCACCTTTCAGAAAGGCCACTATAAACTGAGTTTGTGACCAGGAAACCAAGGATTCCCTTTGATGAAGCTAGATGGAAGGAACCACGCCCACAGTTCATCCTTAAGAGCCACCTGCAAAACATCACTTTGGCCAGGACCCTGAGTGACCATGGGATATGGAAGGCAAGAGGGGTCCAAACaaaagcagccacagcagcactCGAGAGTCCATGAAGTCACCAAAATGGGCAaagtaagacagacagacacatgacTATGGCCTTGCCCAAGGAAGTCCCCATTTTCACTCCTGGCCACTGAACTCATTCCTAGTATCCCAGAAAAACAACAGTCTGGCTGGATCGATTGCACCCCACAGAAGCTCTTTTCCTCTGTCCATTTCACATCACCCCATGACCTCTAAGACCTGGCCATGGCAGCTGGAGGGAAGAAAATCACCTGCCGGCTACAGATGCGCCAGGAATGAGCTTTTCCTGCACCATTCCCAGTGGCCCAGAACCTGAACTGGCCATGGGTGCTCAGGCTCTGGAATTTCTGAGTCTCAGAAAAAGCTCCTAGCACTCCTGAGGCTCCTAAGCCCTAGGCAAGGGCCCAGGTCAACTTTCCAGCTAGCCACCAAGCAGGCAGGGTGACCCATTATATTCGAAAAGCACTGGGGATACTTTGAGGCTACAGTGAGGGGCACGAGATGAGAACTAGGAGCTCTTCCTCCCTAAGTGTCAGCAAACAGAATGACACCCACTCTCCAGAGGAAAAGTGGGGCCTGGGGTGGCGAGGCAATAGATGTCggggaaagaagaaataaacagaaagggaagaaagagaaagaagaaaaggggggtggacaatagaaaagagaaaggacagaaaaaggaaggcaggcaTAGCAAACAGCAGACAAGATGGGCAGAGATTTCCCACTAGAGAAAGGCAGAAACAAAAAGGGCAAAGAGAATGCTAGAGCAGGAAGTGGGGAAGGAAACAAGAGCACTAGGCTTCAGAACTGGgtgcagaggagagaagaggaaggacccAGAGACTCTGCAGGAGGAACACAATTCTTCAAGACTCTTGTGCTCCCAGTGCAGTTCCCATTCCCAATTCTTTAAGGCTCTCTGGTGCTCAGAGTGCAGTGCTCAGTCTGCTCCACACTCAAGTCCAAGCACCAAGCCGGCTGACCTTCTGATAGGCAGaatggctgtcctgggctggagCCCAAATTCTTCCTGACAGTGCCACAGCATTACAAAGACAGGCTCTAGGGTATCTAATGTCTACCCAGCAAGAACTCAACCCTCAGGGCGCCAAGGTGTGAATAGGATCCACAGCAACTGCAAGCACAACCCTTCCTGCCCCTGGGTCACCGAGGCCCAGGTGGGCGACTGCTCCTAAGGGACCCACTGAGAGGCTGTCAGACTCACCTGGAAGGTCTCAGCCTGGCGTCGCGCTTGCCATCCACCACTGCAGGCACACAGCTGGTGAGCTCCGTCCAGTCGGCGTGCAGCCCGCAGCTCCAGCCGGTGGAGAATCTGGAGAAGAGCCAAGTCTCCCTCTTACCCGGCCGGTGGCAAGTGCATTTCTTCTGCCCCACGCGGCACTCACATGGCTGCTCCAGCTGGATGTTGCGCACCAGGTGACGGCCAAAAGTGGTGCCCCCAGTCTTCTGGATGTGCAGGAATACAATCAGGTCATCGCCCTTGATGTCGAAGTCTACCTTGCGCAGGAGATCGCCACGGGTGAAATTGTAGCGGGGTACAAACCTGGCGGAGCTCTCATCCTCCGAGCGGTACGGATCTGGCACCGGGGAGCTGAACGCCTGCAGGCGGAGGAGCTGGCATTCTGTGCCGGGGCACACGTATTGGAGGACGATCACCGCAAATAGGAAGAGCATCACCAAAGCCAGCAGCAGCTTGTTGGATTTCTCATCCATGTTCCCGACGCTGGGGGAAACCCAAGCTCGTTACGTCAATCCCGCAGCTCGGCCCGCGCTCGCCTCGCTCCCGCACCGCCCCCTCCCCGTGGCGCCACCGTTGCGCCCCTTTCCCCTCCTGCCCGTACGGAGTACTCCACTAAGGCGGCGGCGGCGCCCTTCCCCGCTTCCTTCCTTCCCGGCAGGCTCAGCGCTGTGGCTTCTGCtgcacacccccccacacaccctgaCTCCATCCCGCTGGACGTGGGCCCCCTCCCCTGCGGAAAAACCCTGGATCCCCTCCGCGGTGTCTCGTTCCCTACAGGACcctcctgtcctggactctccacTCCTTAACTCAAACCACCCCTATCCTGCACAGAGTGCTTCCCGCTCTCGCTTCCCCAGCTCCCATCCCCATCGCGCTTGGCCCACGGGACTCTCCAGGGCTCTGGACCCCAGTGCCACCCGCGTGCGCGAGCTGCTGACCCTAAACGCGGGCTCCTTTGGCGCCTGTCCCGCTGGCGGATAGAAGTGAGCTGGGGCTTCGGGGTTCCCctgggggagaaagaaggagccaGCGGGCTGCAGGACTTTGCAAGCAGAAGCCACGCAGCCCTTCCCGCGGAATAGCGGGAAGGGAGCTGCACCACGGTCAGTTGCGCGCTCAACGGGTCCCGAGTCCCAGAGCCTAGTCACTACAGGCTCCCTGGAACTTTGAGCCTTGCCCTCCGCCCCAACTGCCTTCCCTCCTCCCGCCGCTCTGGCTCACCCTGGACTCAGAGCGAGAGCCCCACTTTCGCCCACAATGTACCTGGCCAAGGGACCGAAAATCTTGGAGAAGATCGCACTGAGCACGTGCTTGAGCGAGTGGCCCACGGCTGCCAGGCCCCGAGTGAGCAGGGCCCGGCAGAGGGAGCCCAGGTCCCAGCGTCGCCTGAGGTCGTGCATCCGCCTGCGGCGGCCTCGAGGCAGCAGCGCGAAGAGCGGGGCGCGCAAGGCTCCCGCCAAGGAAGAAAATGCCTTTGGGGGCTCGTCCTGGAGCGGCGGGGAGTTGAATCCGAGAGACACACCCCTAGGAGGGCCGGCGCGGACTGAGGCAGCGACCGACCCCGGCCGGCTGACTGCCAATTCTGCCTCTACTCTGGAATGCCGGCGGGGACAGGTGGTGCAGGCGGGCGCTCTTTGCTCCGGTTGCAGTGGCGGCCCGAGCGCCCGGGCTGCAAACGCAGGCAGTGCCATTCCCCCCTTCAGGCAACTCAGGGTACTAAGGATCAGGAGCGAGCTTGAATTTATATAATAATGCCTCGCGCCCAAGAGCCCCAGCCACTTCACAAGCAAAAGACCTGGGTTTTCTCCTGTATTGGAGAACGGAGGTCACTCCAGAGAGTGCATCATTCCACTTTGGCTCGTAATTTCAACCTCTCTTAAAATAGCAAAGGCGCAAATTGgaccttttccctctctctttgccAATTTCCATTCTGCAACGGAAGAGGGGGTATTTTCTGAAAAGGTAAGTCAGCATGGAAATAAAGCATGACTGAAAACCCTTACATGGGGGATTTTGAGCATTTTCAAAGCACACTCGCTTTTATTCCTCTGCCCCTGATGAATCAATCCCCTGCACCAAGCCCACTGCTCGCAAAAAGATTTCACTCACTACCCTTTATTGAATGAATGGATATATAACTACACACCATGTCAGAGTAAGACCATCTTACTTAAGGTGTTGtgacatatgaaaaaaaactgAAGCCCA includes the following:
- the Hs6st2 gene encoding heparan-sulfate 6-O-sulfotransferase 2 isoform X2 — translated: MALPAFAARALGPPLQPEQRAPACTTCPRRHSRVEAELAVSRPGSVAASVRAGPPRGVSLGFNSPPLQDEPPKAFSSLAGALRAPLFALLPRGRRRRMHDLRRRWDLGSLCRALLTRGLAAVGHSLKHVLSAIFSKIFGPLASVGNMDEKSNKLLLALVMLFLFAVIVLQYVCPGTECQLLRLQAFSSPVPDPYRSEDESSARFVPRYNFTRGDLLRKVDFDIKGDDLIVFLHIQKTGGTTFGRHLVRNIQLEQPCECRVGQKKCTCHRPGKRETWLFSRFSTGWSCGLHADWTELTSCVPAVVDGKRDARLRPSRNFHYITILRDPVSRYLSEWRHVQRGATWKASLHVCDGRPPTSEELPSCYTGDDWSGCPLKEFMDCPYNLANNRQVRMLSDLTLVGCYNLSVMPEKQRNKVLLESAKSNLKHMAFFGLTEFQRKTQYLFEKTFNMNFISPFTQYNTTRASSVEINEEIQKRIEGLNFLDMELYSYAKDLFLQRYQFMRQKEHQDARRKRQEQRKFLKGRFLQTHFQSQSQGQSQSPGQNLSQNPNSNANQNLTQNLSQNLTQSSNPNLSQKENRGSQKQGSGQDSSISNGTNDYIGSVETWR